The Lycium barbarum isolate Lr01 chromosome 12, ASM1917538v2, whole genome shotgun sequence genome includes a region encoding these proteins:
- the LOC132623049 gene encoding receptor-like protein 51: protein MIPNPSHFFLSFTLLLFLLSTKSTSAQSTTDLDPNQLKALRSLGVPTGKDPCSPSHKSTICDSSTPFHNLISLKLINCSNGVTLTQTALKTLSTLQDLQFINCPVSPIHFPSELTSNLNSFTCINSLKKLTSVWLIRMRNVVNLTVSNVPVSASGPSIILNSIKTLHTVTISHAKLKGVLPTRWHMNLTYVDLSGNKLEGKLPTSLTELENLVHLNLSSNSLNGTIPNSFGNLLSLKNMSLASNSLSGSIPKTLAAIAGLVHLDLGSNQLNGTVPKFISDMKGLKYLNLERNNFKGVLPFNASFIKKLVVFKVGENSNLCYNHSTLSSKLKLGIAQCDKHGLPLSPPPPKEDLSDDTEEDDDNSPPPKHEHGPSRVVFGVAIGLSSIVFLIIFLVLLAKCCK from the coding sequence aTGATTCCAAATCCCTCTCATTTTTTCCTCTCCTTCACCCTTCTTCTCTTTCTCCTTTCCACAAAATCAACATCAGCTCAATCCACCACTGATCTTGATCCAAACCAACTCAAAGCTCTCAGATCACTAGGTGTTCCAACAGGAAAAGACCCTTGTTCTCCTTCTCACAAATCCACTATTTGTGACTCGTCAACTCCCTTTCACAATCTTATTTCCCTCAAACTTATAAACTGTTCAAATGGTGTTACATTAACTCAAACAGCTCTCAAAACTCTCTCCACTCTCCAAGACTTACAATTCATCAACTGTCCAGTTTCTCCTATTCATTTCCCCTCTGAACTTACCTCTAATCTCAACTCCTTCACTTGTATCAACTCCCTCAAGAAACTCACAAGTGTTTGGCTTATTCGAATGCGTAATGTCGTAAATTTAACTGTGTCTAATGTTCCAGTTTCTGCTAGTGGCCCTTCTATTATCTTGAATAGTATCAAGACTTTGCATACTGTTACTATTTCTCATGCAAAGCTTAAAGGTGTTCTTCCTACAAGATGGCATATGAATCTAACTTATGTTGATTTATCTGGGAATAAGCTTGAAGGGAAACTACCAACTTCTTTAACTGAGCTTGAAAATCTTGTGCATTTGAATCTTTCTTCAAATTCACTCAATGGTACTATACCAAATTCATTTGGCAATTTACTTAGTTTGAAAAATATGTCATTAGCTTCAAATTCTTTGTCTGGAAGTATCCCGAAAACGCTTGCTGCAATTGCTGGATTAGTTCATCTTGATCTTGGATCAAACCAATTAAATGGAACTGTTCCAAAGTTCATTTCAGATATGAAGGGATTGAAATACTTGAATCTTGAGAGGAATAATTTCAAGGGGGTTTTGCCATTCAATGCTTCTTTCATCAAGAAATTGGTTGTGTTCAAGGTTGGAGAAAATTCTAATCTTTGTTACAATCACTCCACGTTGTCTTCAAAATTGAAACTTGGCATTGCTCAGTGTGATAAACATGGATTACCACTGTCGCCGCCACCTCCTAAGGAAGATCTCAGTGATGATActgaagaagatgatgataaCAGTCCACCACCTAAACATGAACATGGACCTAGTAGAGTTGTTTTTGGGGTGGCCATTGGACTTTCATCCATTGTGTTTTTGATTATTTTCTTGGTTTTATTGGCCAAATGTTGTAAATGA
- the LOC132623051 gene encoding rho-N domain-containing protein 1, chloroplastic, protein MGATSATAVFSSNSMSHLPSFSALSKPKLGIRLPKEIAYGPSVNTNRKDCHCSTLSTIRADGSRRRRSSKDATPGKTSKGGELNIQPTPDRKSSNSLNQEEIISLFKRIQSSISKGDSLSSKKRSTKSSEEKPTIDSVLEILRHSKTQAKGTTSNTKDDKGSTHQRGQKEPTTDSSSTLDPRSTRPPSSFVKRSPLQSPFNSKGKVELKMETLQGNHGEREAIKIEDMKLPQLKELAKSRGLKGYSKLKKSELVELLIRC, encoded by the exons ATGGGTGCAACTTCAGCAACAGCAGTTTTCTCTTCAAATTCCATGTCTCACTTGCCCTCCTTCTCTGCTTTAAGTAAACCCAAGTTGGGAATCAGATTACCCAaag AGATTGCATATGGGCCTTCCGTGAACACAAATCGTAAGGACTGTCATTGTTCAACTCTCTCCACCATAAGAGCTGATGGGAGCAGGCGGCGTAGGTCTTCAAAAGATGCTACACCAGGGAAAACATCCAAAGGAGGTGAGCTCAATATACAGCCAACCCCTGACCGTAAATCATCAAATTCATTAAACCAGGAAGAGATCATTTCCCTTTTCAAGAGAATACAATCTTCAATTTCAAAAGGTGATTCTTTAAGTTCCAAGAAAAGAAGTACCAAGTCCTCCGAAGAGAAGCCCACTATTGATTCAGTCTTGGAAATCCTTCGTCATTCAAAGACACAAGCCAAAG GTACAACGTCAAATACAAAGGATGATAAGGGGTCGACTCATCAAAGAGGTCAAAAGGAACCAACGACAGATTCTTCATCAACATTGGATCCAAGGTCAACACGCCCACCCTCAAGCTTTGTGAAAAGATCTCCTTTACAATCACCATTTAACTCCAAAGGAAAGGTTGAGCTCAAGATGGAGACATTACAAGGTAATCACGGTGAAAGGGAAGCAATCAAAATTGAGGATATGAAACTTCCTCAGCTTAAAGAACTAGCAAAATCTAGAGGACTTAAAGGTTATTCAAAACTAAAGAAAAGTGAACTTGTAGAATTGCTCATCAGATGTTGA